In the Trichoderma atroviride chromosome 4, complete sequence genome, GGCGCAGGTGCCGAGCGTCCGCGCTCTGCCTTACGACATCGCCATCTCTGCGGAGCAATACGAGCAGCTTAGCGAGGCCACCACCAAGAAGCGGCACCGACGCGGCGTGTGGGGCCGTCTCCTCGGCGgtgccagcgccagcgccatcacCGTCCGAtagagcttctttttttatccaaCATCTACTTGTGTGTGTTTTGACCTTTTTTTACAGAAAAAGCATGGCGTCGCGgattgtctttttttgtctttcttccCCATTTCTTTCTCACATCAACTGCAATTACTACTATACTTTTGGGTCTCGGACTTGTCTCCTCTCGAAAGAAGCTGCATGGCCGGCGCATCGACAGGGTTGACATTTCTTGGAGCATGGCAATAGGTACTCCGTTTTCGTGCCTTTGGATAACAACAAACACCTAATCATCACTACACTTTTTTCCCACCAATATGTTATACAGAGAGGATATCATGTGCATACGTCAAAAAACAAATTCTGTGTCTTACTTTCAATTTGCCAAGGGGGCAAACCGGAGTTTTCCTATGTTTTGTCATATTTTTCTATTTGGGGTTGGTTCAAACCAACGAGGCGAAGTCGCGATGGGGGGCTAGGAAATCGGCAGTGTGGGCATTTTTGGAGGGGGCCCTGCTTACAATGGGTTGGGATAGCCCTGGTTTTTTTCGATTGGAACTGTCATGGAATCTTTTTGGAGTTTTTTTCGGGAAATGGGAATTAACAGATCATGTTTTCCACTGCGCCGAGTTCCCCTTTCGAGGGGGGCCAGTGAGCTGATATTTCATATATACTACACTTATTTGCTTAATTTTTTTTGAGAGATATCTACAGACTATGTTTAGATAAATCAATTCTCTAGACTTGGATTATTTCCATCAATCTCAGAAAGTCCCCCAAGCAGCTTACTTGATCATCACTGCGTGTCAGCACTTGTCGTCCATGCCCGTTAGCTCCAGCGCTCGCGTGACTAGAATGTGAATGCTCTgtgcttcgtcttcttcaccaacaAGTAAATACTAGCTGCTATTGCCAACTGCTGCTTAGAAACTGCTTACGGGCAAAACATGACAACTTCTTCCCCTTGGGCGAGCGAAAACCTGGTCCGGAGCATTTTAAGAGTACAGCCCTGTGGAGAGTggcctttgcctcttttgcgTCGCGTTCATGTATACGTACGCAATTACTTGACACGGTCATGACAATTAAATTTCGGATAAGGCGAAAAAGTTCGGATATAGTCTTTTTTTGAAAAAGAAGTGACGATGACGCAAGTTTGATGTTTCTCGGCATGGCggaggttttttttctttaacACGTAGGCGAGCGTGGCTTTGATTCGGGATCTAAAAAAGTGTAAAGCCCCATATTCGTCCGTGTTCGTATATACCTGTACTCGATACGTGTACGCAATTGCcgcggaggagaagatgcgaAAAGATCCGAGACGGGAGATTCTAATGTTccggggaagaagagcatcgtTCTGGTGCGTAGGTATTTTGGGAATTCTGATGGGTGAAAAGTGCCAAGAGTCGGGTACTTGTGCAAGTATTCGGCTCCGAGGTTTGGCGCTTATTCACCAATCTCCAGCGCCAAACGGCGTTGAATTTACGGACCAAGGAACTGGTGACATGTAACTAACATGGGGcagttctttttttaacaaGACGAAAAGGGCGAagtaaaaacaaaaaaaaaaggattaTGATTGTAATTGCTAGATTTTTATTCTCATGACATCTCGAAGGATTAGgactgttttgttttttaatAGACAAGTCGTTGTAGAGAGAAGGAATTTGATGGGTGTTGGTTGGTGTTGGGCGTGTGTTATTACCCCCCTTCCCAAATGGGACGGTTTTGCTGTTGTGTCATGCCTTATTTGGGTGACGCTTGTGATGActgctttttgtttgttttgcgTGCGTTGCACACAATAGCCGTGGATGCTATTAATATAGACAAGTCTTGATTTGGAGTTTGCTTTTACACGGGTGCTACGTGCACAGCATATGCAGATGGACCTTTTGGAAGCATCTTGTTGTGATAACTAATGCACGCACGGAATAACAAGACCGCTCAGTGTTGAGAAAGATGAAGGCCAAATTAAACGCTGTTGGCCCCCTTCAGCCCCCTCCAGCTTGTGTTGCTGGTAATATCCCTTAGATGACAGTCATTATCCCGCATTCTACTAGCACTAACGCCATGGTAGGCAGTCCCCGTATAATGGATaatagaagaaagaaacacACAAAGACCGATTCCAAAATCCACAATCCCCATTCGCTAACAAAACCCCTGCCTTGCCATCTCAGCTGAGCTCAGCTCCCATCCATCCTGACtagcccagcagcagaagaaatcCCCGAtgttaatttttttttttggtgctgctgcgcctcCCCCAAGGTACATTTCCTAGGCTCTGTGCTGCTATGACCTAGCAGCACTATTGCGTTGGGCAAAATAGAAGGATAATGTTGATTCCACCCCCAAGAATGAGCCCGCTGCATCTTGCCAGGATGTAGAATTGCCCGAttatcttttctttctttttgcttaaAATATGGGCTGCAAAGGGGAGTGCATCTAGCGTTTACTCTGAAAGTACTTGCGGCAGAAGTATCTCTCGCACATCTCTTTCTCAAGGCGCATTATATTGTCATCAGTATATAGCCTAACGGCCGACGGAGAGGGCCGCACATGATGGGTGATTATGTGATGGGAAAGAACGAACTGTGAGATGGCTGACTGaagctaatttaaatacCATGTAATAgcatatacttttatttagaacagcgagaaaagaggatTAAACGTGGACTAGTAAAAACCCATGTATTAACATAATTAGAAAATGCGTAAAACTCAACTTGCCCATCTCTTTTTCGTATATTAACATCAACGGATACCAAATTCTTGCTTCCAATATTCTGCTTCATCACACTACAACGCCTTCACCATGTGCCCAATCAAAGACCTCGATAGCTCCCCATGAGCCTCCACAAGTGCTTGAAACTCCTCGCTCACCCacagcttctcaatcttGCAGACCGAGTATAGAGTaatcatctctctcaaaGCGTCGGGAACCAAATTTTCATAGCAGTAACGCACCAGCTCTACTACATCGTTGACCCTTTCTTCATATAGCGTAAACGCGACCAAGGCGGCGTGTAATTCATTTAGCGAAAGCTCCATTAATCCGGTGACGCCGTAGCATTCTGCAAAAACGTAGAGTCGTGCATGGGAGAGGAACGTGCTTGTGTAATCTTCATGCGCCTGGTTGCTCCTGGCCGCTGCTCTTTGGAAGGGAcctgtggaagaagatgtgccggaagaggcagaagctCCCTGACGTTTGAATGCATTCCACTGAGCCTCACGGATTGTCAGCTCTCCTGGCGGGGCCTCACGTTCGCTTTCGCTTGCGGCCTGTCCCTCCCTTTTCCTAGATGATTGCCTCTCTAAAAGGTGGACCAGCCGCTCGCGATCTTCTGCTGCCAGTACAGGTCTCCTGTCCTGCATACGGAGTAATTCCGTCagttcctcctcctcttcggcgATTTCAGCGCGCCTCTCGGCCTCGCGGGCGGCTCTCCTTGCGGCCTTGGCCTGAAGCTCAATCAGCCTCCTCTCATCCTTGCTTGACAGGCCCCGCAACGTATTGTCCCTCTTGACAACGAGCTGCAcgatttccttctcttctttggcgactGTGGCAGCTTCGACCGCTTCTTGGGCGGTCCGTTTCTCCGCTTCCTGAGCGGCTTGGGGTTCTGATTGAAGTCCAGTTACCGAGAGATCGACGGTATATTTCCCCGTGTAGGCGTACTGCCAGAATCTGATAAAGGTGTCCTCATCTACAGAGTCCCAAGTGACGCATTTTTCAGCAGCTTCGGAGAAACTTCCGTTTACCAACTTATCAAGCACGGGAGACAGGTATGATAGGAGGGCAGAATGTATGGTGAATTCTCGCCGGTTGGGTCCAACAAGGAATCGGAACGGGACTGACGATGCAATACTACAGGTCACTTTTAGCATTATATTCAATCCAGATGTGATTCAAACTTACACTTCTGCTGGTATGTTATTCATGACGTGCGTTTAGAAGAGTGCCTCTATAGATGAGATTCACTGTGTAATGTTTAGAATTTACCCCGCAATTCGAATGAGGTGTTCGCATCAAGTTCAATTGTAGGATTTGTCAACGGCATAATTAATATCCGACAAGGCATGTACGTACAGCTTACCGTTTGAGAGGCTGCGAAGTCGTATCAGCACATGAAGCGACGTAAATGAACCAAGTCCTGCAGCGATGTGTGCTAGGCATGAAGCTTCGGGGGCTAAATAAAGGCGAACGCAACTAGTGTCGGAGCCAAGGAACGGTGCATACGCACACAAGAGGGATTTGATGAGACAAGTTTGCACTGTATTAGCCACAGTCTTGTACTTGCAGAGAACATGAACTTGGACCTACATCGTatagaacaaaaaagacGGCATTCATTCCCGTCAACTGTAGTAATTTCGTATTGATATTAGTTCGTCCTTACGGCCCATACCTCGAGTACAGCCTTGCATGTAAACAAAGAGTCCCAGCCTGGCCTATGAATCCTGAGCCTCGCTTTCTATTGCTATAGGCCGCAAGGCAGCGCTCTTGGACCCTGGACGACATACCACTGCAATTTAACTATACGCCGGCTGTTTAATATTAATTCAGCCATTCCTTTTGATTATTATCACAAGCAATAGGGGTGGGAGTTCATGGGCACCGCAAATAGCAATATTGTAAAAGAGGTATCATGAATATAAATTATCCCAAACTAGAACAGCGAGTACAAATACAAACTATTAATACATCATGAACTCAtatccaaaaaaagaaaggaaaaaaaaaacaatctGTAGCGTATCCGTGCTGTCTGCATCCGTAGGATCATGGATATGGCACCTAATTTACGCGAATTGCAGAGTGCAACCAATAAATCCCTTGCTATGCAAGACACAGTACCCATGAGAACTCCTTCGTACCACCAGTAAGTAATATTTCCTTCACATGATCCATCCACCGTACATACGAGATTACACAACCTGTTTATTACGAAACCCTAGCCATGGAATCTTCGTCCTCATGCTCAGACTGCTCAGCACCACACTGATACTCGAcagggccatggccagcgacGCCCAAACAGGATCCAGCTTGACGTGCGAGCCGCTCGAGGTCGTAACAGCGTACAGGCATCCGGCAGCAATAGGAATGGCACATACGTTGTACACCGCTGCCCATCCAAAGTTGAGCTTGATGCGGCGGAACACGACGCGGCTGAGATCCAGAAGCGT is a window encoding:
- a CDS encoding uncharacterized protein (EggNog:ENOG41); translation: MNNIPAEVIASSVPFRFLVGPNRREFTIHSALLSYLSPVLDKLVNGSFSEAAEKCVTWDSVDEDTFIRFWQYAYTGKYTVDLSVTGLQSEPQAAQEAEKRTAQEAVEAATVAKEEKEIVQLVVKRDNTLRGLSSKDERRLIELQAKAARRAAREAERRAEIAEEEEELTELLRMQDRRPVLAAEDRERLVHLLERQSSRKREGQAASESEREAPPGELTIREAQWNAFKRQGASASSGTSSSTGPFQRAAARSNQAHEDYTSTFLSHARLYVFAECYGVTGLMELSLNELHAALVAFTLYEERVNDVVELVRYCYENLVPDALREMITLYSVCKIEKLWVSEEFQALVEAHGELSRSLIGHMVKAL